A genomic window from Parvularcula sp. LCG005 includes:
- a CDS encoding FadR/GntR family transcriptional regulator yields the protein MAQQRLYAKVTEALADEILRREYAIGDRLPAERVLAESYGVSRPTIREAMIALEVDGLVDIVSGSGVYVRAHERRGAPAPMDVGPYELLEARSLIEAEAAALAATQASPEIIATLERLLEKMEAENARDLVMSEEVDRQFHLTIAEGTNNSALVHVITELWNARASSLQSIQFHTKMRAEGIKPRIDEHGAIVDAIRKRDPDAARAAMRSHLSGVADMIFSVSEADAVARARAEISAERQKYRVRSTL from the coding sequence ATGGCGCAACAGCGGCTATATGCCAAAGTCACTGAGGCTTTGGCGGACGAGATCTTGCGACGCGAATATGCGATCGGGGACCGGCTGCCGGCTGAACGAGTTCTGGCCGAGAGTTATGGCGTGAGCCGCCCGACCATCCGCGAGGCGATGATCGCGCTGGAGGTCGATGGCCTTGTCGATATCGTCTCGGGTTCCGGTGTTTATGTGCGCGCCCATGAACGCCGCGGCGCCCCGGCGCCGATGGATGTGGGTCCTTATGAGCTTCTCGAAGCCAGATCGCTGATCGAGGCCGAGGCCGCAGCTCTCGCCGCCACCCAGGCCTCGCCCGAAATCATTGCGACGCTCGAGCGGCTTCTTGAGAAGATGGAAGCCGAGAATGCGCGCGATCTTGTGATGTCCGAAGAGGTGGATCGTCAGTTTCACCTGACGATTGCCGAGGGCACGAACAATTCCGCTCTCGTTCATGTGATCACGGAGCTGTGGAATGCCCGTGCCAGCTCCCTTCAGTCCATCCAGTTTCATACCAAGATGCGAGCCGAAGGGATCAAGCCGCGGATCGATGAGCATGGCGCTATCGTCGATGCCATCCGCAAGCGTGACCCTGATGCTGCCCGTGCTGCCATGCGCAGCCATCTGAGCGGCGTTGCCGATATGATTTTTTCGGTCAGTGAAGCCGACGCCGTCGCCCGCGCCCGCGCCGAGATCTCTGCTGAACGCCAGAAATACCGTGTAAGGAGCACGCTTTAA
- the uxaC gene encoding glucuronate isomerase, whose protein sequence is MPPLSLNENRLFPADADTRAVARRLYEEVRHLPIISPHGHTDPSWFADNEHFPNPAELLIIPDHYVFRMLYSQGVPLEDLGVRPLDGTGRAVEKDPRKIWHLFADNFDLFRGTPSRMWLDWVFSEVFGLQERLTAKTADHYYDVMAEKLQSDAFRPRALFDQFGIEVIATTEDPLDPLVHHQKIQKEGWGKKVITAFRPDNVLDPDFRGFRDNLVKLGDMTGEDVATYSGYLNALRNRRAYFKTMGATSSDHGHPSAFTADLTDAEASALYDKVRTEDVTAAEAELFRGQMLTEMAKMSLDDGLVMQIHPGCFRNHNDYVYNRFGRDKGADIPMRTDYVRALQPLLSKVGSNPDLTIILFTLDETTYARELAPLAGHYPALKLGPAWWFHDSPEGMRRFREQTTETAGFYNTVGFNDDTRAFLSIPARHDVARRMDCGFLAKLVVEHRLEEDEAHEVAHALSYKLAKEAYKL, encoded by the coding sequence ATGCCTCCGCTGTCACTGAATGAAAATCGTCTCTTCCCCGCCGACGCTGATACACGCGCAGTTGCCCGACGGCTCTACGAAGAGGTCCGGCACCTCCCTATTATCAGCCCTCATGGGCATACTGATCCCAGCTGGTTTGCCGATAACGAGCATTTTCCAAATCCGGCCGAGCTGCTGATCATCCCTGATCATTACGTCTTCCGTATGCTGTACAGTCAGGGCGTGCCGCTGGAAGATCTCGGGGTCCGTCCGCTTGATGGGACGGGCCGCGCGGTCGAAAAGGACCCGCGCAAGATCTGGCACCTATTCGCAGACAACTTCGACCTGTTCCGCGGGACACCATCACGCATGTGGCTCGACTGGGTGTTCTCGGAGGTCTTTGGCCTCCAAGAACGCCTGACCGCCAAGACGGCCGACCATTATTATGATGTGATGGCCGAGAAACTGCAGTCTGATGCTTTCCGCCCACGGGCATTGTTTGACCAGTTTGGCATCGAAGTAATCGCGACCACGGAAGACCCTCTCGATCCGCTCGTGCATCACCAGAAAATTCAGAAGGAAGGCTGGGGCAAGAAAGTCATCACCGCTTTCCGGCCAGATAATGTTCTGGACCCTGACTTCCGTGGTTTCCGGGACAATCTCGTGAAGCTGGGCGACATGACAGGTGAAGATGTCGCGACCTATTCGGGCTATCTGAATGCGCTGCGCAACCGTCGTGCCTATTTCAAGACGATGGGTGCGACCTCAAGTGACCATGGTCACCCCAGCGCCTTCACCGCCGATCTGACTGACGCGGAAGCGTCGGCTCTCTACGACAAGGTCCGGACCGAGGACGTGACCGCAGCTGAGGCCGAGCTGTTCCGGGGGCAGATGCTGACCGAAATGGCAAAAATGAGCCTCGATGATGGTCTGGTCATGCAGATCCACCCTGGCTGCTTCCGCAACCACAATGACTATGTCTACAACCGTTTTGGTCGGGACAAGGGGGCGGATATTCCGATGCGGACGGACTATGTCCGGGCGCTGCAGCCCCTGTTGTCGAAAGTGGGCAGCAATCCGGATCTTACGATCATTCTCTTCACCTTGGACGAGACGACTTACGCGCGTGAGCTCGCACCGTTGGCCGGTCACTATCCGGCGCTGAAGCTTGGCCCGGCCTGGTGGTTCCACGACAGCCCCGAGGGGATGCGCCGGTTCCGCGAGCAGACAACAGAGACGGCGGGCTTCTACAATACCGTCGGCTTCAATGATGATACGCGCGCCTTCCTTTCCATCCCTGCACGGCACGATGTGGCGCGCCGGATGGATTGCGGCTTCCTTGCGAAGCTGGTTGTTGAACACCGGCTTGAAGAGGACGAAGCGCACGAAGTGGCGCACGCCCTCAGCTACAAGCTCGCCAAAGAGGCATACAAACTATAA
- a CDS encoding TRAP transporter substrate-binding protein translates to METPSLTRRSALLAGAALGAASLTGCGQDARILRSADAHPPNYPTVLGVKEFARLLKERSNGELQLKVYPGAQLGGEEDTLEITIFGGLDMNRVSISPLGSIVPETRIPTLPFLFRSTAHFRAALDGAPGRAILDAFEPHGMVGLCYYDSGARSFYTRDRLINSPEDLKGQKIRVQNSDLFVSMVEALGGDATPMSYGEIYQAILQGVIDGAENNWPSYESSRHFEAAPFYSLTRHVMAPEVFLMSKKRWDKLDREAQDLIRLCARDSVPFMRQKWDERSAISEQRVLEAGVEVITPELAPFVERVQPVWEKYLTEPHMRKLADDILAVEVPDA, encoded by the coding sequence ATGGAAACGCCCTCACTCACTCGCCGTTCGGCTCTGTTGGCGGGGGCAGCACTGGGTGCCGCCAGCCTGACAGGGTGCGGACAGGATGCCCGCATTCTGCGCTCTGCCGATGCGCATCCCCCGAATTACCCGACCGTTCTGGGGGTGAAGGAATTTGCCCGCCTCCTGAAGGAACGATCGAATGGCGAGCTGCAGTTGAAGGTTTATCCCGGCGCGCAGCTGGGCGGCGAGGAAGACACGCTGGAGATTACGATCTTCGGCGGTCTCGACATGAACCGGGTCAGTATCTCACCGCTGGGTTCCATCGTCCCGGAAACACGTATCCCGACACTTCCCTTTCTGTTCCGCAGCACGGCGCATTTCCGGGCCGCTCTCGACGGGGCACCGGGGCGAGCGATCCTGGATGCGTTTGAACCCCATGGCATGGTCGGGCTCTGCTATTATGACAGTGGCGCCCGGTCGTTTTATACCCGTGACCGGCTGATCAATTCACCCGAAGACCTCAAGGGCCAGAAAATCCGTGTGCAGAATTCGGATCTCTTTGTGTCCATGGTCGAAGCCCTGGGTGGTGATGCAACGCCAATGTCCTATGGCGAGATCTATCAGGCCATCCTTCAGGGCGTGATCGACGGAGCAGAGAACAACTGGCCGTCCTATGAAAGCTCCCGGCATTTTGAAGCCGCACCGTTCTACAGCTTGACCCGTCATGTGATGGCACCGGAAGTGTTCCTGATGTCCAAGAAGCGGTGGGACAAGCTGGACAGGGAAGCGCAGGATCTGATCCGTCTGTGTGCGCGGGACAGTGTCCCCTTCATGCGGCAGAAATGGGATGAACGGTCCGCCATCTCGGAACAGCGCGTATTGGAAGCTGGGGTCGAGGTCATCACCCCTGAACTCGCCCCATTCGTTGAGCGTGTGCAGCCGGTCTGGGAGAAATATCTGACCGAGCCGCATATGCGCAAGCTTGCTGACGACATTCTGGCGGTGGAGGTGCCCGATGCTTGA
- a CDS encoding TRAP transporter small permease, giving the protein MLDGFAKVSRIASRLSLYLSAAGLIGMTIIIGWQVFARYVLNAAPAWTEQAALFLMLWFILFAAAVGVRERFHIRLTLVQDMLPARQSYLLRTFCHLIVLVFGVFMAWSGFQLIALTWEHVIPTLGLPRGLAYVPIAGAGILIAFFSLEHILTEARGDEVKPLWN; this is encoded by the coding sequence ATGCTTGATGGTTTCGCCAAGGTCTCCCGTATCGCCAGTCGTCTCTCGCTGTATCTATCGGCCGCTGGTCTGATCGGTATGACGATCATTATCGGCTGGCAGGTTTTCGCGCGCTATGTGCTCAATGCGGCCCCGGCCTGGACGGAACAGGCGGCCCTGTTCCTTATGCTGTGGTTCATCCTCTTCGCGGCTGCCGTCGGCGTTCGCGAACGGTTCCACATCCGCCTCACGCTGGTGCAGGACATGCTGCCTGCCCGGCAAAGCTATCTGCTCCGAACCTTCTGTCATCTGATCGTTCTGGTGTTCGGTGTTTTCATGGCGTGGAGCGGGTTTCAGCTTATCGCCCTAACGTGGGAGCATGTCATCCCAACCCTCGGCCTGCCTCGCGGCCTGGCCTATGTGCCCATCGCGGGCGCGGGCATTCTGATCGCGTTCTTTTCTCTTGAACATATACTGACCGAAGCGCGCGGGGACGAGGTGAAGCCACTATGGAACTGA